In the genome of Primulina tabacum isolate GXHZ01 chromosome 13, ASM2559414v2, whole genome shotgun sequence, the window ccctgcacctgactccgTCCGAATATTTGTGTAacagagccgcattctcaaatctccccaagtgttcctcagggTCTGTATGTCCGTCATACTCTCCAACGTTTGATTGTCGGAAATTCGGAGGAAGCCCTTCCTCCAAGATGGCTAGTGAAAAAGGGATTCCTCTCTTAGGTACCGGCGCCCTGCTTCCCACCTGCTCCCTCAACCTCCTTATCTCTTTCCACATCTCTCCCATCTCACTAATCTCCCCACTCTGGAGGGGTTGCGTCTCTTCAACCCTGCTATGATGgacctcaacattttcctccCGCTCCTGATGGGCGGCCCGTTCCTCTacaaacatagactcttgattcctcttcatggcctcatccactgttcgggtgataaattggcccagctgttccagggtcaagtttcccacattctcattgggacgggtttgctcgaccctcgtctcgtggatgggctgctcagttctggcctcttgacgaggttgttcatgtCTCGTCTCAAGATGCGGTTGTTCCTGTCCCGCCTCAGCGCGAGATGGTTTTGGTTCCCTccgaggacgcgatgatgctgaggtgGCTCTTCCACTCCCTCGcctccctaccatctctacgtctcaactcagatattcccacagacggcgccaagtgatactcacgggaaatttagggtccgatccacgcaagcgtcaataatccagacacgggcttcaaaattaccctgggcctgaaatcacaaataaagcCGTTAGGAGGGAGCCAGGAgagtatcctggcgtagcctctccgatgctcaagtcagagactgaggatatatggggggagtagctaagggcgctgctgaaaacaatatagtgaatagcTTAACTGAAcaatcaaacctggtatttataggagaatacctgggcccttggTGGGCTTGTTTTCCACTTGGGCTAGGGATGAGCCAAGAGTAGTGGGCCCATCCAAGTCTTCCACCTGGGCTAGACCCATCTATTGGGTATCAATTGATATATTGCGATTAATGTTTTCACGACCTAAaaggacaaaaaaaaaagagaccAAACGTAACCTCCATTGATATGTAGAAGCCCCAAATCCATGAATAGGAACAATGGGGACCCCTCCCCTTCCACTACATAATGTATCTTCCGACCTGGCCACATCCAATAGTTATATCCATCCGATTTAAACAACAATTTCTCCAAGTCTAGCTCATATCAAGCACGGGTATCACAAATAAAGTTAAATAAAAACGAACCAATCACACTAATTAAGTTACATCCACCTTGTGACATCGAGGAAGGGGGTCGCATGACAGTTATAGTGGAAGCAACTGAAGCTGCAGCCATAACAATTCCTCTGAACGCAAAATCTCTGAGACTCAACCCACACCTGCTTcttgaaagaaaaacagctaATCAAAAATCAAAATGGGAATCGAAATCCATGAGCAAACACACACTAACCGTGAAGAATATGTTCTCGCGGCCAAACATTGGTAATCCAAGCGCGTTTGGTGCGTTCGTGTATGCTGACATCGTGAGCTATTTCCGGAGGCACCATCGGTGCGAAAGAGCAAGTGTAGAACGATGGAGAGAAAGATGGCAGGCAGATGGAGtcaaagaaaatgaagaaaatgaGTAAACCGAAAGCTGTCATCCGCACACAAGCGCCGCACAAACTCTTGCTGTGGTAGATAAAACAACGCAGGATACGTGTATTTCATTTGACCTGCAACCGTACCAAAACTGGCCAACCTAAACTTATTCACGCTTTATAACAAGTAGATAGATATACTTGttctaaaaataaatacataagaATTAAGTGTAAAGAAACCAGAAAATTTCTTTGAAGATGTATTCAACACCATGTCAAAGGCTATTTTTTTCTTACATGAAAATGTTGTTGGAAAATGTTCTCATCAAATccaaggaaaaaaaataaggAAATAAGCAACCTAAAATTCATGGTCATATGTCTGGAGACTCCAAGGCCGATGATTTTTATCGCCTAGAGACAATATTTCCCAAACAATAGGAAAGGTCCATACCACCACCAAACAGGGATAATCATGTGCACATGATAAATAATCCAAACTTAAGTCATCCAAACTCaagatttaattaaatgatcggatgaaatttaaatgaacAAAGATAACTGAATCAGTAGAGTGAGCTGTTATATTAGTTAGAACTTAACCTGACGCATTAAGTTAGTTCAAGTGTTAAGTCATAAATCGaacaactgatatcagtttgacacgtcatcagctAGGTCAACCAACAATTGACAAATCGACACAGTAGATTGTAACTAACAGTAGGAGAGCCGCATATCAGACTGCAACTTCGTACTATTATCAAAAGAATGTTGACACACTCAAATAGAATAATTCAAACGGATATGAATCATTTAATGCATTTATTATTATCGTTTGGAtgaaagcctataaatagatgAAGAATTCAGTATGAAAGAGATTGATTTCGACATTAACATCGATTTTGAGAACACTTGAGAAATTCAGTTTTACACGATCAGTTGTGATATTCATACAGAGAAGCTCACTCTTCAAAGATATATtaatagctttcaggctatcatTTGAGATAAGATTACTAGCACATTACACCAAAATATTCGATTTTTtaaagatcagttgtgctacgaAAACTAAATCAGTTGTATACTGATAATCTGTAAGAAACTAAGATGTAAGGTTCAAGAATTAAAATTATGTAACCTCAATGCATgtaatctaggattttatttaaatgttttatttatttatttttatgcattcgatgcataattattgcatgataggattcaattcatgattattttaaaagttcacgcattagggtttctagatgcatttcgcactggatcgaggaacggagaccgaagaattatcagaaaatttatttttattacatgtttaatttttatttattaatataaggtgttttaagtgtatttttcaggAAATGGGCATTGTTGGTTATATTTACCCgtcagagcatatttttaattggtacgcaaattttagcgaTTCAAAGGAATTTTTGAAGGCTCGGtcgatattttaaaaaacatgccaaaataaaatatttttcaaagtgtaaggtccaaaattaagacgacgtaatccaactgcatgcaaatctaggaattttaaaaaaatgagtaattaattgattttaattgctatttGATTATGTGAcctacatgtttacatgataattatgattttattatcatcatgcataaaattgtatttttaagaaatattcaagtgacgatcaaggaacggggaccgagggctgaaaaaagtaaaatgtttttattaaaaaattatttttaattatttaaaatatgattaaaaggtttgtatatttttgaaaataaggggttttaaggtgattttatacgcctggaagtaaattttatcggtgttgggttttcaactaaaatacgagctttttggcaacccggctaataaattcacaaatttatttaaacaaaaaccttgttgatattttattaaattcctaattagactaatgggcttaatttaatggcttaataggcctaaggcCTAGTTAGtaaattaattagtatattttatgtatataatatgttaaaaaccctacactttacACCACAAACAATCGGCCACCctctttaaaaatctgaaaactctccccacccatctcatacacacacacacgggACATATACATATCATTCAAGGATTTTCGAAGGGCTCTAGTGCAaacaagccaaggttcttgcccgttcttcgtcgtcaacaaattttcgtgcgtatataaagcaaaggcacaccatacatctccttttctcatccatcatatcatattaatgttttaattattggatgcatgaagaacatgatttattttccaaaattttcgaaatattgcacTTGCATGTGTTAACTTCATGAGGTTTGATCCAAAGATTTGTTCTAGGcatgttaaggggctgccatgacataagGTAAGATCAAGAGTGGTTTACACCTGTTTTAgagtcacacacacacacctaaACCACATCACAGTCGAAGGAAAGAAGCACCATGCGAGAATCGTTTCTGTCATGGGGTACAAAAGGGGTTCGTCTTTCACGTGAAGGGGCTGGTAGGGCCTTGGCTTGGGGTCAGGGCTAGCCAGGGATGGGTTTGAGtcgagggaagagtcctagccatgctaggactcgaatcAAGGGCTGGgaaaagagtcctagccatgctaggactctacctGAGAAAGCGCGCAGCGCATGCACAGGAAGCTGGAGGCTTCCAAGGGCTTGGGGCTCGGCCTGTGGTTCAAGGGCCGGGTTAAGGCGAtgcactagagtcctaggagggggAACATGtggttggttcaggggctgggcgtGCTGGTAAGGGCTGCGAAGCAAATCTTGGAGTCCTATCACAATAGGGACTCTCGGCCAGCGTAGGGGATTACTTGGGGATGCTCGTTTTGGGTTTTGGTTTAGTTTCTTAGTGAacttagggtccagtagggtactctaggatgttggtcaagttttggatcgacatggttcgggggtaactcgtgaaaatcgaatgTTGGCTCGGgatcgaagtttaggtgtcaagttACGGtttttaactaattaaaactgaaaaacggctcacgggggtcgagtcatggttcataagggctaaaatactataaaaagactaaattttgaatttaggaattttatattaaagtttgggatttttcgagattaaaacaccgtcaaaacagttatttaaagataaatgaaaaagtctaatatttaagctaaataaaattatagaaaaattcatgtaagcttaaataattaattgggacttgatagagtcaatgaattcatgAAAAAGTCAAATTAGAGGAATTttatgtccaggggtaaaacggtctttttgcacctaaaaattagtaaacgtcatggcagtgccctaaatgctattttatgatattatgactatttttgaatgtttatgagatgttcatgattaaattatgaattatttaaatgtccatgaatttttatgatttaaggaagacatttaaaagacatgttgcatgcttggtttcaaaaacgaaaaagttatgttatgaattttttataaagtgatgagaatgttaaatgttgaaggtaagtgaagtaattgtgactaattcgttaatgatggagatatcgtgagggtgacggtcccagtgggagcccgacgatcatgtttccatcattacgaatatgtggtaactgTTATGTGGTAatggtaagaatgagaatatcgtgacggaaaaaggccccagagggaacccatttgtgggaaaaggctccagagggaatcccaacgatcgtatttctattcgaaaaaggataggccaaggctcagttaaccggtgagagtgtcgctgatgtccccgtcgcccagtactgtggtttcatgttGATGGATCCAAcgatttttcatgttcatgtcatgttcaggaaagtcacaattaaagatctgaattcaacaaaggaaaaggaaaagaaaaaatgtttatgatcatgaaaacggttttatgttatgtcatgttaaggaaaaatgaaaaatattaaggtttatgtgatgcatcattatgaaaatgtttctatttaaaatttatgcatcatgaaaatatttatcaaaatggtcatgtttgaagtttatgcatcttcatgaaaacgatattttaagtacaagtatttttcactgttatatgttgactgtattacgtattatttgttataaagattatggtgtgttgagtctttagactcactaggtgtgatggatgcaggtgaggttgagggaggtcttgacggatgatttgactggactgatggcgcacacaacccgatgaCCAGTGCTTcaactttttccgcattatgatttatgactcatgatttatgttaaagtttttaagaccatttatttatgctttttgagagatttttgagaggtttagtatgagctatacttttgaaacttattgctttttaggttggtaaaacagttgacgatttcattttatgactattgcacttgattttaaaatgctagttggatgctgttttattttaaagggtaaaatattttcatgaggtttatgtgtatggccgaaaatttaatgtttatggaaaaaaaaaatttggtacttttaaagcaataaaaagggcagacgttacagttggtatcagagcaaaggtcctataaagggttgtgccaccatcagcgccgggaagatcagtcgtcaagcctcaagttgtaagtttttacatgctttatatgattctgtatgatgttacctgcatgacttTATGAAAATTATGCTTATTGGACATGTTTATGAGCTTTTTAAGTAAttatgctttgcatgcttaaattacTAAATGGGATAGGATATGTCgcatgattagagaacttagatttaattgcatgttggttacgttagaatttggaaaacgttcagataaaatgcctcctagacgcgctCTCGTTATTGAGAATCAGgaagagaacagtgttaatcgccgGGAGAATAGTCAAAGGAATGCACCACCAACACCACTACCACCACCACTAGATGCTACTACTCGTGCTCTTGAGGGGATGGCTTGTCTCTTCGAGCAGCAGATACAACAGCAGCAGCTACAGCAGATGCAACAACAGCAGTTGCAACAGGCGCCTAGGCCACATGACGAcatttatgatcagttccggaggctagggccgaaggaattttctggcactaccGACCTTTTTGTCGCAGAGGGATGAATTCGTTCTCTTGAGGTACACTTTCGCTATTTAGATATGGGAGATGCggaccgtgtgaggtgtaccCTTTATCTGCTGAGggatgacgcttctttatggtgggaaggagctgagcAGGGTGTTAACCTTGCTGCACTTACTTGGGCTCAATTCAAAACGATAttctatgagaagtattttacGACTGCTATTAGAGGACGACtgaagagagagtttatgagcATCCGTCAGAGAGACTCgactgttgctgagtttgtcaagaaatttgataggggttgtcactttgtaccccttattgccagTGATGCCGAAGAGAAGCTTAGAcactttatggatggtctgcgaCCTACCATACGAGATAgggttatgatgatgcgtcttCTGGATCAGGCTACACCAGTTACCTATGCATATCAAGCTGAGCAATACTtgaaggacattgactttgagctacagcgcaagaggcaactacatcagaataataatcagcctaataagaagccatatacgggtcttcctagacctcaagggcctcaaaagtcCCAAGGTCCAGTCAAGAAGCCAGCACCATCAAAGCCCAAAAATCCTgaagcaccaaagcctgctgagaggaaACCATGCAAAGAGTGTAACCGCCTACATCTTTGGAAAATGTGAATGTGGATCGtttaaatgtttctactgcaaggagcCTGGACACAGAGCTATCGAGTGCCCAAAGAAGAAAGCAGCTACTATggcccgagcttatgttatgaatg includes:
- the LOC142523471 gene encoding uncharacterized protein LOC142523471, which translates into the protein MSAYTNAPNALGLPMFGRENIFFTVTVFLSRSRCGLSLRDFAFRGIVMAAASVASTITVMRPPSSMSQGGYLEKLLFKSDGYNYWMWPGRKIHYVVEGEGSPLFLFMDLGLLHINGGSERKWILASNMVPCHIDVGKKS